A stretch of Corallococcus macrosporus DNA encodes these proteins:
- a CDS encoding S8 family serine peptidase, with the protein MKKVGIIDSGVEVAFLREHSLRLAGAATFTLDLDAQVLEARAYEREELEAWRAGASTLDLEDTHGHGTAVLSILYDQVRPWPDVELYVARVLDRNVRGHSLCLVEAMGWMLDEVGVDVLNLSLGTPHRALEAPMREVVDRAAARGALIASAAGGMPTLPSLLESVVSVGDPALMERVGADVKVDHVVKEREVKLYMGGQWRQVPMTTSFACPVAVAEVLRDGPPPRWRRQQG; encoded by the coding sequence GTGAAGAAGGTGGGAATCATCGACAGCGGCGTGGAGGTGGCCTTCCTGCGCGAGCACTCGCTGCGGCTCGCGGGGGCGGCCACGTTCACGCTCGATCTGGACGCGCAGGTGCTGGAGGCGCGCGCCTACGAACGCGAGGAGCTGGAGGCGTGGCGGGCCGGTGCGAGCACGCTGGACCTGGAGGACACGCACGGGCACGGCACGGCGGTGCTGAGCATCCTCTACGACCAGGTCCGTCCCTGGCCGGACGTGGAGCTCTACGTGGCGCGCGTGCTCGACCGGAACGTGCGCGGGCACTCGCTGTGCCTCGTGGAGGCGATGGGGTGGATGCTCGATGAAGTCGGCGTGGACGTGCTCAACCTGAGCCTGGGCACGCCCCACCGCGCGCTGGAGGCGCCCATGCGTGAGGTCGTCGACCGCGCGGCGGCTCGGGGCGCGCTCATCGCGAGCGCCGCGGGCGGGATGCCCACACTGCCCTCGCTGCTGGAGTCGGTGGTGTCCGTGGGCGACCCCGCCCTCATGGAGCGCGTGGGCGCGGACGTGAAGGTGGACCACGTCGTGAAGGAGCGGGAGGTGAAGCTCTACATGGGCGGCCAGTGGAGACAGGTGCCCATGACGACCAGCTTCGCCTGTCCGGTGGCGGTGGCCGAGGTGCTGCGCGACGGCCCTCCTCCCCGCTGGCGGCGCCAGCAGGGCTGA
- a CDS encoding DUF1611 domain-containing protein, translating to MNTRLTLILNTHMPQVLGEGPLFDEPENWLFEALTETYIPLFRMLERWDSRRFAGTLVMSFTPCLVDQLIACEERYTGYLQLLRRIATRELERTSRLELYNRYEKFPQSLSDESLARIHRTAGMYLHRVEDSLQFLREHSLRDVFATLGRSRLPGVQLWTSTPQHNFLPFFQPAVADRLVARGVESFNEVFGREPDGLWLPECAFQPGVERVLTRHGIRRTALSLTGIGASQPQDPSGVFRHEGLEVLVHDYRIGLYLWKSPESTFPAHPVYREFFRDVGFDLRPEYFEELGVPVPANKRGHVWTGLKYHAVSGQKVDLGQKALYDVEAARAQVPRHVREFWSLLDSRRSLAQDGQNFVLAFDTELFGHWWHEGIEWLDGVMQPAAPLEVPAAAPVPPPEPPSLPRLYYSTWGRDFYSEHWLTPGNAWMYALIKLVEAQLPEPVDAETRETWRRFEVFSGSDLLFMMPDPSQRERARALFLARYADVVSRLKDFSPELLTSFPVDPFKCVLIHVSKAGGQEQPPFLLRRLSLEGVSTEARRELTLDAEVLEVAGLRVAFQYFLLHPQGRYALRVEGSAREHVFQMPDYGVPLLIAPDTHTYPKYDPEVLYRKLGEIWEGDQRLPLKQNPTLRSRHMYTRAQVMEVLAGKRTAVFKYNKEGYALLRFRDRGPAPASVVFDDAVTLSDAGAYIQAGELSVPVVNDPAAIARHDFDAVVFTCSLNFETEVPHVRALLEVATRRRLPVVSLYDDILYYDLFDGLEPDPELFWRVAVPEQDALAKPGPAEYGPRNLLGVFGTDTVQGKFTTQVYLREALAKHVRVRHHATEPTGILLGSDTGYSRVLRVEGPQRQAFERRLMADLARDCDVVITGGQNGLLYTPAGQDRRNNASTLIYETFLPRLVVLTVSVDTKPEDVVATREYLELLAREHGVPCTVVGLAMMGGRKLLGSRWTETWFLGVRDEVLEEARRRMEQHTGLRVHAIPEEVDALARSVLTHL from the coding sequence ATGAACACGCGCCTCACCCTGATCCTCAACACCCACATGCCGCAGGTGTTGGGCGAGGGGCCCCTCTTCGATGAGCCGGAGAACTGGCTCTTCGAAGCGCTGACGGAGACGTACATCCCGCTGTTCCGGATGCTGGAGCGCTGGGACTCCCGGCGCTTCGCCGGCACGCTGGTGATGTCCTTCACCCCGTGCCTGGTGGATCAGCTCATCGCCTGCGAGGAGCGCTACACCGGCTACCTCCAGCTCTTGCGCCGCATCGCCACGCGCGAGCTGGAGCGCACGTCGCGGCTGGAGCTCTACAACCGCTACGAGAAGTTCCCCCAGTCGCTGTCGGACGAGTCGCTGGCCCGGATCCACCGCACCGCGGGCATGTACCTGCACCGCGTGGAGGACAGCCTCCAGTTCCTGCGCGAGCACAGCCTGCGCGACGTGTTCGCCACGCTGGGGCGCTCGCGGCTGCCGGGCGTGCAGCTGTGGACGTCCACGCCGCAGCACAACTTCCTGCCCTTCTTCCAGCCCGCCGTCGCGGACCGGCTGGTGGCGCGGGGCGTTGAGTCCTTCAACGAGGTCTTCGGGCGCGAGCCGGACGGCCTCTGGCTGCCCGAGTGCGCCTTCCAGCCGGGCGTGGAGCGCGTGCTCACGCGCCATGGCATCCGCCGCACCGCGCTCAGCCTGACGGGCATTGGCGCGTCGCAGCCGCAGGACCCCAGCGGCGTGTTCCGCCACGAGGGCCTGGAGGTGCTGGTCCACGACTACCGCATCGGGCTGTACCTGTGGAAGTCGCCCGAGTCCACGTTCCCCGCGCACCCGGTGTACCGCGAGTTCTTCCGCGACGTGGGCTTCGACCTGCGCCCCGAGTACTTCGAGGAGCTGGGCGTGCCCGTGCCCGCGAACAAGCGGGGCCACGTGTGGACGGGGCTCAAGTACCACGCGGTGAGCGGCCAGAAGGTCGACCTGGGACAGAAGGCCCTCTACGACGTGGAGGCCGCCCGCGCGCAGGTGCCCCGGCACGTGCGCGAGTTCTGGAGCTTGCTCGACTCACGCCGCTCGCTCGCGCAGGACGGGCAGAACTTCGTGCTCGCGTTCGACACGGAGCTGTTCGGCCACTGGTGGCACGAGGGCATCGAGTGGCTCGACGGTGTCATGCAGCCCGCCGCGCCGCTGGAGGTCCCCGCCGCGGCGCCGGTGCCGCCGCCCGAGCCGCCGTCGCTGCCCCGGCTCTACTATTCGACGTGGGGGCGCGACTTCTACAGCGAGCACTGGCTGACGCCGGGCAACGCGTGGATGTACGCGCTCATCAAGCTGGTGGAAGCGCAGCTCCCGGAGCCGGTGGACGCGGAGACGCGGGAGACGTGGCGCCGCTTCGAGGTCTTCAGCGGCAGCGACCTGCTCTTCATGATGCCGGACCCGTCACAGCGGGAGCGGGCGCGCGCGCTGTTCCTCGCGCGCTACGCGGACGTCGTGTCGCGGCTGAAGGACTTCTCCCCGGAGCTGCTGACGTCCTTCCCGGTGGACCCCTTCAAGTGCGTGCTCATCCACGTGAGCAAGGCGGGCGGGCAGGAACAGCCGCCGTTCCTCCTGCGCCGCCTGTCACTGGAGGGCGTGAGCACGGAGGCGCGCCGGGAGCTCACCCTGGACGCGGAGGTGCTGGAGGTCGCGGGCCTGCGCGTCGCGTTCCAGTACTTCCTGCTGCACCCGCAGGGCCGCTACGCGCTGCGCGTGGAGGGCTCCGCGCGCGAGCACGTGTTCCAGATGCCGGACTACGGCGTGCCGCTGCTCATCGCGCCGGACACGCACACGTATCCCAAGTACGACCCGGAGGTGCTCTACCGGAAGCTGGGGGAGATCTGGGAGGGCGACCAGCGGCTGCCGCTCAAGCAGAACCCCACGCTGCGCAGCCGCCACATGTACACGCGCGCGCAGGTGATGGAGGTGCTCGCGGGGAAGCGCACCGCCGTCTTCAAGTACAACAAGGAAGGCTACGCGCTCCTGCGCTTCCGCGACCGGGGCCCGGCCCCGGCGTCCGTCGTCTTCGACGACGCGGTGACGCTCAGCGACGCGGGCGCGTACATCCAGGCCGGTGAGCTGTCCGTGCCCGTGGTGAACGACCCGGCGGCCATCGCGCGCCACGACTTCGACGCGGTGGTCTTCACCTGCTCGCTCAACTTCGAGACGGAGGTCCCGCACGTCCGGGCGCTCCTGGAAGTGGCCACGCGCAGGCGGCTGCCGGTGGTGTCGCTGTACGACGACATCCTCTATTACGACCTGTTCGACGGGCTGGAGCCGGACCCGGAGCTCTTCTGGCGCGTGGCCGTGCCGGAGCAGGACGCGCTGGCGAAGCCGGGCCCGGCGGAGTACGGCCCGCGCAACCTGCTGGGCGTCTTCGGCACGGACACGGTGCAGGGCAAGTTCACCACGCAGGTGTACCTGCGCGAGGCGCTGGCGAAGCACGTGCGCGTGCGCCACCACGCCACGGAGCCCACGGGCATCCTGCTGGGCTCGGACACGGGCTACTCGCGCGTGCTGCGCGTGGAGGGTCCGCAGCGGCAGGCGTTCGAGCGGCGGCTCATGGCGGACCTGGCGCGCGACTGCGACGTGGTCATCACCGGCGGACAGAACGGCCTGCTCTACACACCCGCGGGCCAGGACCGCCGCAACAACGCCTCCACGCTCATCTACGAAACGTTCCTGCCGCGCCTGGTGGTGCTCACCGTGTCGGTGGACACGAAGCCGGAAGACGTCGTCGCGACGCGCGAGTACCTGGAGCTGCTCGCCCGCGAGCACGGCGTGCCCTGCACGGTGGTGGGCCTGGCGATGATGGGTGGGCGCAAGCTGCTGGGCAGCCGGTGGACGGAGACGTGGTTCCTGGGCGTCCGGGATGAGGTCCTGGAGGAGGCGCGGCGGCGGATGGAGCAGCACACCGGCCTGCGCGTGCACGCCATTCCCGAGGAAGTGGACGCGCTGGCGCGGAGCGTCCTCACGCACCTGTGA
- a CDS encoding YecA family protein: MNEGRPAVVDTAQLIRIEAVHRGFLFQHLYAVKALLRTPGTDVISVIIESDEDVEIVRPHSRTYVQVKYRAGPLGNTDIAGALRRFDTYRRLHQSGERSGNAVFVIATNSHLTPSLAAHTAHPSWPSDTFIDYPGGTASTDPVISTSPTSLADAFQLCCELAARLPYALLSPETLVWKLAGTVMAAASGAAPRTDHAFHPTELTGLFEQLVVQLQDFPAPPTVYRTQADEPPLLTDAPLRLIIGYSGAGKTAWVSQAALHAPSDLAYYDVREMPGPSLASGLARDLAARFYGGSGGRLGEVLLPGASGLEVLKGLARRFVSEGRKLTIVLDNAHVPRPSDVEAAVRAAPGLNFALLGQPGAHILELTQRLGVKPETLQGWSPDTVAAEAADMGCQASLTDCQALIALTGGLPLYVQNALAIARAEHRGSVNALSTQLSTLTHSTQTVQELILSRTVDTLPGPTRHALGVLSLSDVPLSNDEIVAIVTKSLGIDVRAVAGTLRELRTVAALEVFGGDHLKIHDAFRLLGRAQLAALGADNEALAYRNLRNTLLSSLKGDWSYPKLKLLLRVLAETEDVKTLVQFGTDELFHEMGLWPEIDVHLRAAAASDTVAPESRFWALDGIVFNAMREGGNARSHIDHMKRLVADHALGQEERLAVNLKEMNLLALEGRADAAMRVRAEVQSELNATPTSQRIFRYNAAVALYHTGKHRKAASEALAIAQEYYGLLGLTPQVVMGRNASDLRPLLKQSDDVLDHCKHLADCLDLYAKAMNATGEDVAFARIHAMKFYDLAQAPESLIRLGQDLVDEFIGRYDYVGARQVFDAILLPTLQQLKLASYVIPVRSQYAVTLAYGGDFDGAAAEMARLAPYESGLSPSGRFELQRQRQLIAKLRHSPPPPQVQFSPGLPLPSAAPRRNEELRKLGRNELCFCGSGKKYKKCHG; this comes from the coding sequence ATGAATGAAGGCCGTCCAGCAGTGGTAGACACAGCTCAGTTAATTCGGATCGAAGCGGTCCACCGCGGCTTCCTTTTCCAGCATTTATACGCCGTCAAGGCTCTACTGCGCACACCAGGCACAGATGTAATATCTGTGATTATCGAAAGCGACGAAGATGTCGAAATTGTTCGGCCGCATAGCCGAACTTACGTACAAGTGAAGTACCGCGCAGGACCGCTCGGCAACACTGACATTGCGGGAGCGCTCAGGCGCTTCGACACGTATAGACGCCTGCATCAATCCGGAGAGCGGTCGGGGAATGCTGTCTTCGTTATTGCAACGAATTCCCATCTTACGCCGTCTCTCGCAGCCCACACGGCTCACCCAAGCTGGCCAAGCGATACTTTCATTGACTATCCTGGAGGTACAGCATCTACAGATCCTGTAATTTCGACTTCGCCCACTAGCTTAGCGGACGCGTTCCAGTTGTGTTGTGAGCTTGCAGCCCGCCTACCATACGCGCTGCTGTCGCCTGAAACGCTCGTCTGGAAGCTCGCGGGAACGGTGATGGCGGCAGCGAGTGGAGCGGCGCCGCGCACTGATCATGCATTCCACCCAACTGAACTGACAGGGCTCTTCGAGCAGCTCGTCGTTCAGCTGCAAGACTTTCCCGCGCCACCAACCGTATACCGCACGCAAGCGGATGAGCCACCTTTACTTACAGATGCGCCACTTCGGCTAATTATCGGTTATTCGGGTGCCGGCAAAACGGCGTGGGTATCACAGGCTGCGTTGCATGCGCCAAGCGACCTCGCCTATTACGACGTTCGAGAAATGCCTGGCCCAAGTTTGGCATCTGGCTTAGCGCGAGATCTAGCAGCGCGCTTCTATGGTGGTTCCGGTGGCAGACTCGGCGAAGTGCTATTACCGGGCGCCTCTGGTTTGGAAGTTCTGAAGGGGCTCGCGCGTCGCTTCGTCTCTGAGGGTCGAAAACTGACAATTGTGCTCGACAATGCACATGTCCCCCGACCGTCCGATGTTGAAGCCGCCGTGCGCGCCGCGCCTGGGTTGAATTTTGCCCTACTAGGGCAGCCTGGAGCGCACATACTCGAACTAACCCAGCGACTCGGGGTTAAGCCAGAGACCCTCCAAGGCTGGTCACCCGACACCGTAGCGGCTGAAGCGGCCGATATGGGTTGCCAAGCCAGTCTGACTGATTGCCAAGCGCTGATTGCCCTCACCGGTGGGCTGCCGCTTTACGTGCAGAATGCCTTAGCCATTGCTCGCGCGGAGCATCGCGGCAGCGTGAATGCCTTATCCACTCAACTATCCACCCTGACTCATTCTACCCAGACCGTTCAGGAACTAATTCTGTCCCGCACTGTCGACACATTGCCTGGACCTACTCGGCACGCATTAGGGGTGCTCAGTCTGAGTGACGTCCCTCTATCCAACGATGAGATTGTCGCTATTGTAACCAAGTCACTGGGCATTGATGTGCGAGCGGTCGCGGGAACGTTGCGTGAATTGCGCACGGTGGCCGCACTTGAGGTATTTGGAGGCGACCACCTCAAAATTCATGACGCTTTCCGTCTATTAGGGCGAGCGCAACTAGCGGCTTTGGGTGCCGACAACGAAGCTTTGGCATACCGCAACCTCCGAAACACTCTACTAAGTTCGCTGAAAGGGGATTGGAGCTACCCCAAGCTAAAGCTTCTGTTGCGAGTCTTGGCGGAAACTGAGGACGTCAAAACGCTTGTCCAATTTGGAACCGACGAACTCTTTCACGAGATGGGCTTATGGCCAGAGATAGACGTTCATCTGCGTGCGGCAGCGGCATCTGACACCGTTGCTCCAGAGTCGCGATTCTGGGCCTTGGACGGAATCGTCTTTAATGCCATGCGAGAAGGCGGCAATGCTAGATCACACATTGATCACATGAAGCGACTGGTCGCCGATCATGCACTCGGGCAGGAAGAACGACTTGCGGTTAATCTAAAGGAAATGAACCTGCTTGCCCTGGAAGGTCGAGCAGACGCGGCGATGCGTGTAAGGGCGGAGGTCCAAAGCGAACTCAATGCGACCCCAACTTCCCAGCGTATTTTCCGCTACAACGCTGCGGTCGCGCTCTATCATACCGGGAAGCACCGCAAGGCCGCGTCTGAAGCCCTCGCAATTGCGCAGGAGTACTACGGCCTACTCGGACTTACCCCGCAAGTCGTGATGGGACGTAATGCGTCTGATCTTCGCCCGTTACTAAAGCAGAGTGACGATGTTCTCGATCATTGTAAGCATCTCGCCGACTGCCTAGACCTGTATGCCAAAGCGATGAACGCTACCGGCGAAGATGTTGCGTTCGCACGCATTCACGCGATGAAGTTCTACGACCTTGCGCAGGCGCCAGAGTCGCTGATCCGCCTTGGACAGGACCTCGTGGACGAATTCATTGGCCGCTACGATTACGTCGGAGCGCGACAGGTCTTCGACGCTATTCTCCTGCCCACTCTGCAACAACTCAAGCTTGCGTCTTATGTCATTCCTGTAAGGTCTCAGTATGCCGTCACTCTCGCATATGGAGGAGACTTCGACGGGGCCGCTGCAGAAATGGCACGACTTGCACCTTACGAATCAGGACTCTCGCCTAGCGGCCGCTTCGAACTGCAACGGCAAAGGCAGCTCATTGCGAAGCTGAGACATAGCCCCCCTCCGCCTCAGGTGCAGTTTTCCCCAGGGCTCCCTCTGCCAAGCGCCGCGCCGCGCCGCAACGAAGAACTGCGAAAGCTCGGTCGCAACGAACTTTGCTTTTGCGGTTCAGGCAAGAAATACAAGAAATGCCATGGATAA
- a CDS encoding ABC transporter ATP-binding protein, with the protein MEAGGAMGAEGPPSLKQSVRYLGALLRLLKPAWGALVRSALLGPVITGLCLIPPFLTRLLFDHVSAPQDLDLLHVLVLSILAASVAAALAETLLGYYSAYLTVKLESSAALYLFNHLQHLPDRFFSRRQVGELTSRFDDAKAGMSLVLGLLRLVFSQLTFLLVIPFTLASLHWELALAALATLPFVVAVPLVMGRAMGSAWQEVMGVHGALSALQVETLRQSRTTKVLALEPFVYQRASGLMRSVLRAHLRAHGVEGLLRLFERSVEAAQTALFTWLGWRLILQGKLTLGGFVAFVAYAAYLRGPVIEAISFVTSLQQRGVHLRRFFEYLHETPEQDPARSLTAPAPVGQRLSGGVELEAVSFGYLPGQDVLREVSVSVPPGAVVTIVGSSGSGKTTLARLLTRLEEPGQGRVLYDGQDARTLELSDVRRQLAVVWQDVELYHGTVRDNLTLGLSDVSEEDLRQAVRLCALEPVLSALPQGFDTPVAEAGASLSGGQRQRLALARAVLRDAPVLLLDEATSQLDVETESAVVRALLARARERGQTVLFITHRLANAPLADEVWMLAGGRLVGRGPHTELLARCAPYQRLFRAGMGEADAA; encoded by the coding sequence ATGGAAGCCGGCGGCGCGATGGGGGCGGAAGGCCCTCCCAGCCTGAAGCAGTCGGTGCGCTACCTGGGCGCGCTGCTGCGGCTGCTCAAGCCCGCGTGGGGCGCGCTCGTGCGCAGCGCGCTCCTGGGCCCGGTCATCACGGGGCTGTGCCTCATCCCGCCCTTCCTCACGCGGCTGCTGTTCGACCACGTGTCGGCCCCGCAGGACCTGGACCTGCTGCACGTGCTGGTGCTGAGCATCCTGGCCGCGTCGGTGGCCGCGGCGCTCGCGGAGACGCTGCTGGGCTACTACTCCGCGTACCTGACGGTGAAGCTGGAGAGTTCCGCCGCGCTCTACCTCTTCAACCACCTGCAGCACCTGCCGGACCGCTTCTTCTCGCGGCGGCAGGTGGGTGAGCTCACCAGCCGCTTCGATGACGCGAAGGCGGGCATGTCCCTGGTGCTGGGGCTGCTCCGGCTGGTGTTCTCGCAGCTCACGTTCCTGCTCGTCATCCCGTTCACGCTGGCGTCGCTCCACTGGGAGCTGGCGCTGGCGGCGCTGGCCACGCTGCCCTTCGTGGTGGCGGTGCCGCTGGTCATGGGACGCGCCATGGGCAGCGCGTGGCAGGAGGTGATGGGCGTGCACGGCGCGCTCAGCGCGCTCCAGGTGGAGACGCTGCGGCAGAGCCGGACGACGAAGGTGCTGGCGCTGGAGCCCTTCGTCTATCAGCGCGCGTCCGGGCTCATGCGCTCCGTGCTGCGGGCGCACCTGCGGGCCCATGGAGTGGAGGGGCTGCTGCGGCTCTTCGAGCGCTCGGTGGAAGCCGCGCAGACGGCGCTGTTCACCTGGCTGGGCTGGCGGCTCATCCTCCAGGGCAAGCTGACGCTGGGCGGCTTCGTGGCCTTCGTGGCGTATGCCGCGTACCTGCGCGGGCCGGTCATCGAGGCCATCAGCTTCGTCACCAGCCTCCAGCAGCGCGGCGTCCACCTGCGCCGCTTCTTCGAGTACCTGCACGAGACGCCCGAGCAGGACCCGGCCCGCTCGCTGACGGCCCCGGCCCCGGTGGGACAGCGGCTGTCCGGTGGGGTGGAGCTGGAGGCCGTGTCCTTCGGCTACCTGCCGGGACAGGACGTGCTGCGCGAGGTGAGCGTGAGCGTCCCGCCCGGCGCGGTGGTGACCATCGTGGGCTCCAGCGGCTCCGGCAAGACGACGCTCGCGCGGCTGCTGACGCGGCTGGAGGAGCCGGGCCAGGGGCGCGTGCTGTACGACGGGCAGGACGCGCGCACGCTGGAGCTGTCCGACGTGCGCCGGCAGCTCGCGGTGGTGTGGCAGGACGTGGAGCTGTACCACGGCACCGTGCGCGACAACCTCACCCTGGGCCTGTCCGACGTGAGCGAGGAGGACCTGCGGCAGGCGGTGCGGCTGTGCGCGCTGGAGCCCGTCCTGTCCGCGCTGCCCCAGGGCTTCGACACGCCGGTGGCGGAGGCGGGCGCCAGCCTCTCCGGCGGACAGCGGCAGCGACTGGCATTGGCCCGCGCGGTGCTCCGCGACGCGCCCGTGCTGCTGCTGGACGAGGCCACCTCGCAGCTCGACGTGGAGACGGAGTCCGCCGTCGTGCGGGCACTGCTCGCGCGGGCCAGGGAGCGCGGTCAGACGGTGCTGTTCATCACGCACCGGCTGGCCAACGCGCCCCTGGCCGACGAGGTGTGGATGCTCGCGGGCGGACGGCTGGTGGGCCGGGGTCCGCATACGGAGCTGCTCGCGCGCTGCGCGCCGTACCAGCGGCTGTTCCGCGCGGGCATGGGCGAGGCGGACGCCGCCTAG
- a CDS encoding carboxypeptidase regulatory-like domain-containing protein — translation MRRWLIGGVAVLVACGLVLFWALRSSGPDAPEGNADASLAHERSARPASTAERPLPTEDGTLPASQSPREADGVLDVEVLANGKPSLETTVRLYAKGMQSSAWTLTGSGMTDPQGHVRIASGPGHYLVAVRAPGRTPLLHDVARPLGESRTALRISLEPAQSLTGRTVVRGTNEPLPLVEIILTAHARDLEVWQRAEAPDDERVYATSDERGNFRVDGLSPGAYLLEAHAPGYARVVMSRLRIPTDGPLTLALRRASVIEGFVVDSKGLPAAGAEVRVGGSPSQVVTTGAQGGFSVEVDPGPHPLSARRGEESGALDLPVLCVAGGTVRDVRIQLGPGAVLEGRVVEEASGGPVEGARVEVSLSGGDEDPGVAMSDAEGRFLVRGLAPGGYDAKVTAPGYSPTLRRGLTVTQGERFPVELKLSGTGAVEGQVRDRNGVPVAAVQISGVSGLSRGMELRSTEARTDSDGRYRIEGLPSGLLSLSARHEGATSGARQTVTVEPNRTARADFTLEGTGNVEGRVRAARGALGDVPLEVTALAEDPSVASAMTLGNVSVGAEGSFQMRLPAGSYTLMLTERGRFTQSQREPVRVEAGRTAQVEFTWEEKGDVSEYRGVVLEPDGSPSPRAVITLSLAEGQGIPLSMTPTDEEGRFAIPLSRAGAPGPRRVLLGARNGGRSSEPMLATAGQEVVVRLRPSAFLRGRVLRKGEPVRGFSVSLQLQKGYLPQRGGPFEFSGDRFELRDVPPEPVKLTARTVDGSVGEALASPGTGAVLEVDIPLTEPATVKGRVVSAATKAPLPDAFIFIEGEPPSPEHAPDAEGRFTLKGVRAGERVLVIQGGPSQGRLRKPLKVKDGEVLDLGDVSPEVTPPPP, via the coding sequence ATGCGCAGGTGGCTCATCGGTGGAGTGGCGGTCCTGGTCGCTTGCGGCCTCGTGCTGTTCTGGGCCCTGCGCTCCAGTGGACCCGATGCTCCAGAGGGCAACGCGGATGCCTCGCTCGCTCACGAGCGCTCTGCTCGCCCTGCATCCACGGCTGAGCGTCCTCTTCCCACGGAGGACGGCACGCTCCCTGCGTCCCAGTCCCCTCGCGAGGCGGATGGTGTCCTGGACGTGGAGGTCCTCGCGAATGGGAAGCCTTCGCTCGAAACCACCGTTCGGCTCTACGCGAAGGGAATGCAGTCCTCCGCTTGGACGCTGACGGGCTCGGGGATGACGGATCCTCAAGGCCATGTCCGGATTGCTTCCGGGCCCGGGCACTACCTCGTGGCGGTCCGTGCCCCGGGCCGGACCCCGCTGCTGCACGACGTGGCCCGCCCGCTAGGGGAGTCGCGCACGGCGCTGCGGATCTCCCTGGAGCCCGCGCAATCCCTCACGGGCCGCACGGTGGTTCGCGGAACGAATGAACCGCTTCCACTCGTGGAGATCATCCTCACGGCACATGCCCGCGACCTGGAGGTCTGGCAGCGCGCGGAGGCCCCTGACGACGAGCGCGTCTATGCGACGAGCGATGAGCGCGGGAACTTCCGCGTCGATGGGCTCTCCCCCGGTGCCTACCTGCTGGAGGCCCATGCCCCCGGCTACGCGCGCGTGGTCATGAGCCGCCTGCGCATCCCCACTGACGGCCCCCTGACGCTGGCGCTCCGGCGGGCGAGCGTCATCGAGGGCTTCGTCGTGGACTCGAAGGGCCTGCCAGCCGCGGGCGCCGAGGTGCGGGTGGGCGGCAGCCCCTCCCAGGTGGTGACGACGGGCGCGCAGGGGGGCTTCTCCGTGGAGGTGGATCCCGGCCCCCATCCCCTGTCCGCGCGGCGCGGCGAGGAGTCCGGGGCGCTCGACCTGCCGGTGCTCTGCGTCGCGGGCGGCACCGTGCGCGACGTGCGCATCCAACTGGGACCGGGCGCGGTGCTGGAGGGCCGCGTCGTGGAGGAGGCTTCCGGTGGGCCCGTGGAGGGCGCGCGCGTCGAGGTCAGCCTCTCCGGCGGGGACGAAGACCCCGGCGTCGCGATGTCGGACGCGGAGGGGCGCTTCCTCGTGCGCGGGCTGGCCCCCGGCGGCTACGACGCGAAGGTCACGGCCCCCGGCTACTCACCCACCCTCCGCCGGGGCCTGACGGTCACCCAGGGCGAACGCTTCCCCGTGGAGCTCAAGCTCTCGGGCACCGGCGCGGTGGAGGGGCAGGTTCGCGACCGGAACGGAGTGCCCGTGGCCGCGGTCCAGATCTCCGGCGTCAGTGGCTTGAGCCGGGGAATGGAGTTGCGCTCCACCGAGGCCCGCACGGACTCGGATGGCCGCTACCGGATTGAGGGGCTCCCCTCGGGCCTCCTGTCCCTCTCCGCGCGCCATGAGGGGGCGACGTCGGGCGCCCGCCAGACCGTCACCGTGGAGCCGAACCGCACGGCCCGGGCGGACTTCACGCTGGAGGGCACGGGGAACGTCGAGGGCCGGGTGCGCGCGGCCCGGGGCGCCCTCGGGGACGTTCCGCTGGAGGTGACGGCCCTGGCGGAGGATCCGTCCGTCGCCTCGGCGATGACCCTGGGGAACGTCAGCGTGGGCGCGGAGGGCTCCTTCCAGATGAGGCTGCCCGCAGGCAGCTACACGCTCATGCTCACCGAGCGCGGCCGCTTCACCCAGAGCCAGCGCGAGCCGGTGCGCGTGGAGGCAGGGCGGACGGCCCAGGTCGAGTTCACCTGGGAGGAGAAGGGCGACGTCAGCGAATACCGGGGCGTCGTCCTGGAGCCAGATGGCTCGCCGTCGCCCCGCGCCGTCATCACCCTCTCGCTGGCGGAGGGGCAAGGCATCCCCCTGTCGATGACACCCACGGATGAAGAGGGCCGCTTCGCCATCCCGCTCTCGCGCGCGGGAGCGCCTGGCCCCCGCCGTGTGCTGCTGGGGGCACGCAACGGAGGACGCTCCAGCGAGCCCATGCTCGCCACCGCCGGCCAGGAGGTCGTGGTGCGGCTGCGGCCCTCGGCGTTCCTTCGCGGACGCGTGTTGCGCAAGGGCGAGCCCGTCCGGGGCTTCTCCGTGTCGCTCCAGCTCCAGAAGGGCTACCTCCCCCAGCGTGGAGGCCCCTTCGAGTTCTCCGGCGACCGCTTCGAGCTGCGCGACGTCCCGCCCGAGCCCGTGAAGCTGACGGCGCGCACGGTGGACGGCTCCGTGGGCGAGGCCCTGGCCTCTCCTGGCACGGGCGCGGTGCTCGAGGTGGACATCCCCCTGACGGAGCCCGCCACCGTGAAGGGCCGCGTGGTGAGCGCGGCCACGAAGGCGCCCCTCCCGGACGCGTTCATCTTCATCGAGGGCGAGCCTCCCTCTCCGGAGCACGCCCCGGACGCGGAGGGCCGCTTCACGCTCAAGGGCGTTCGCGCGGGCGAGCGCGTCCTCGTCATCCAGGGCGGCCCTTCCCAGGGGCGCCTGCGCAAGCCGCTGAAGGTGAAGGACGGCGAGGTGCTGGACCTGGGCGACGTCTCCCCGGAAGTGACGCCGCCCCCGCCGTGA